The proteins below come from a single Cylindrospermopsis raciborskii Cr2010 genomic window:
- a CDS encoding non-ribosomal peptide synthetase produces the protein MAGLKDKIEDIFPLTPLQKGLLFHTIYEPESGVYFEQLHCRLEGDVSTVAVRQAWQTLVDRHAILRTAIVTKGQSEPVQVVFRHLKFNIEEEDWRGLSDDVQKHRLQDFLEADKRKGFVLNRPPLMRVTLIRFREDVWYLVWSHHHIILDGWSWPILLKEFLTLHKAAKENIEVALPNRRPYGDFIAWLKRKDLQESKIFWQQYISGFESATPLLMTSKSRVNPKFKGGEITKQLSPEITDLLGRLARNCSVTLNTVIQGAWAILLNRYSRSNDVVYGITVAGRPPEIPGVEQMIGPFINTLPFRVAISGDQTLNTWLQNLQFQAASMRQFEHTSLSDIRAWSDIPAGSEMFETLLAFENFPVDKLLKISDFGLNVAESHFLETTHYPITLVVIPSDTIAIKLSYNTNRFSDTTMKLLLDQFSNLLLNMANHPQSLLQDISLLSHQEKQQIKNKREQTNSSYTTINEMFAETASKYPERIALTYENQTLTYRELEERSNAIARHLKSLGIGSEKRVVICLDRTPELIISMLGVVKAGGIYVPVDPSYPRDRIEFTITDCGAEVIITTTNTSQELPNGITRVCLDVEDAAYLKTSAEPIDTDNVTPNSGAYIIYTSGSTGKPKGVLVTHKNLTRLFKSTEHWFKFNQQDVWTFFHSFAFDFSVWEIWGALLYGGRLVIVPYCVSRDPQTFLRLLEEQKVTVLNQTPSAFAQLLAVADSNCNLDNLRYVIFGGEALNLGSLSPWFEKYGDNQTRLVNMYGITETTVHVTYRPISKQDIDNLSGSLIGEPIPDLDIYILDADGNLLPTGVIGEMYIGGAGVAHSYLNRPELTAERFIEARFRPNCRLYRTGDLGRFLPNGDLEYLGRIDYQVKIRGFRIEIGEIENVLAEISDVHENIVLVTTDIETGENRLIAYLVCSPEKQPTIKDIRDHLQRSLPDYMIPSQVVYLDKFPLTANGKIDRKSLPIPEMKRENIGIEFAAPETEIERKLASIWQQVLGVERVGRFDNYFVLGGDSIRSIRVCSLAQAAGFNLKIEHIFTHPILADLATDLETTLQPLSGGKKQDYYQEPFGLIATEDREKLTNIADDAYPLAQLQAGMWFHTEYSQTSTTYQDLFSFRIRIPFNLQVWEQAYSQMFTRHPVLRTAFFLGEFSQPLQAIIKDVSGRVIFKNLTNLSPSAQDDYLRVFIEGEQQSRFNYKNPPLIRFFIHQLSEDVVEATLVFHHAIMDGWSLAQFLTDLTGLYLHLMGRGVPSLSPQTGLEYSQFIALEQEALQDKKQREFWQQQLEDIPLTKLPRLPRKNLPKMHPTIGKVDITLSQTTSQGLKDVAHQLGVPLRTVLLAIHLHILSVFSGDEEIVTGLVSNGRPDTTDGDQVLGLFLNTLPLRLRLPHGSWVDLIKATWLAEQALVANRRFPLPEVQRLNGGLPLYETSLNFIHFHVYQGLLNWREVELLKSTSFEETNIPFAVTWNQEVASANISLNIAYSHAEFTQDQVDNIANYYQLCSELVSENCVENREFSLAPQEFIYEKQLSTSSSTITPVHQIVAQQAAVSPKEIAVIYEGESWTYEQLNQKANQLAHFLQSQGITQEKPVGICLERSLDMVCAMLGVMKAGGCYVPIDPHYPSARVQSMLEGANLDLLLTRSDLKVNYHQNSHKTVFVDTQHREIEEHSQENLNVPVFPDNIAYIIFTSGSTGKAKGVAISHGALVSHQTWFLDKFSVTNTDIVLQKTPFSFDASVWEFWTPLMVGGKLVMAKPGGHQDPAYLVRTIQQEKVTLFQLVPSLLEVVLGDPELEHCSSLRLVFSGGEVLKNRVWQKFQEKLPIPLINLYGPTETTIDITFHNCQENDNIANLDQIPLGQPVTNVKLYILNSLLQPVPIGTPGNIFVSGSQVARGYWHAPGMTAERFLPDPFVPGQRMYDTGDRARYLPGGNIEFLGRIDQQIKVRGFRIETSEIVAALEAQSWVNRALVKVISDSQISRSDRSNYLVAYVQPRLNTPNNWQKILRLELGQILPEYMIPNLFISIDSWPLLPNGKIDINSLPDPQVVETTVSQEYVPPESETEKILTKLWQQVLRLPRLGTRESFFELGGDSIIGLQIIAKARDLGIYFTAQDLFKYPTVADLANHVRKEDNFSQLPTVETGEIPLTPIQEWFFKQSLPHPHYWNQAVLLDVKAQITTGDLQKAVNQIMGKHPAFKLKFRQTEKGWIQELDNDSQHLNVDVVDLTDIPEIELSTHLQTLATQFQGQLNLETGKLFRVVYFQTAATTPDKILLIIHHLIVDGVSWRVILQDLVGSMRNVTQNQSLSSLASFQSKPSVSFPQWSSYLHNMSHIVWEVDLEFWQKQAVRDFTLPLDFPEKIADNKENSAAQVEFALTETETNKMLLEISRTRKVGIQEILLTALATTLGEWTGRSEIVIALETHGRGSSLDLDISDSVGWFTSLFPFRITTVNSNVLDNLSGIKEQLNGIPNNGLSYGILSQKPEHGEILPPIPQGIIFNYLGQFDEQIPADAPFTPAAQDSGISRHPENQRTFQLEITGLIVNRKLEIRFGFSTNLHREQTIRNLLHTYQQCLRNLLMGSEQKLVRWNPEDFPLANLNQEQLNIAVSGISDLQDIYPLAPVQEGIIFHTNYEIEKDIYLQQVTGKITGDLNVEIFKSAWENCINHHSILRTSYIWQSLPRPLARVHSSVNLPFVYQDWCGTDDWEQKWSDLLMEDRQQGLSTERAPLMRLILVKTDKAKWRFCWTHHHVLIDGWSLPLVFQHVISFYQAEQKHQFLKWPPVPNYRDFIVWLNQKPIEQAEVFWRDQLAGLDSVTKIGLTSNPLDNGEDYQVVQTTLQPEVYAQLKNYANKHLVTVSTLINAAWAILISKYSGSNEVIFGVTVSGRPTELSGFEQMVGLFINTLPLHLKCEPDKLVGTWLKELSDRILSISEHSYSSLVDIQGWSNINRGESLFESIVVYENYPVGEKIRNHNDDLIISDVESLEKNHYPISLYALPGKDLTLKIAFQKIGTTKERQQLLQHVTDILNTLATKSPRFLGEICLPTFPLIPIKHQPPVATLADLFNQQVSENAKSPAILEGEKWLTYGELNDQANKIAQALVELGVTQETLVGVCVDRHAGLVTALLGIIKAGAAYLPIDPAFPINRLEWIINDSQATIILTESSIVSRLPKSSARVLLLEPILQEEIAVSFQPRPLDLASIAYIIYTSGSTGKPKGVQINHQSLVNCLLSFRNQLQPGSTDTLVAVTTISFDIAGLELFLPLISGAKLVIANQETAQDGFKLADLLERSQATIMQATPTTWKLLLTAGWQPKNQFCALCGGEAIPRELATVLLQLNINLWNVYGPTETTIWSSVKQLERSKDVISIGREIANTSLYILDNGLNLLPEGIVGELYIGGLGLARGYRNNPTLTSTKFIPDPFAQEPGSRLYRTGDLARRLSNGEIEFLGRIDYQVKIRGYRIELGEIETILSSHPAITQAIVQAIGDTPADQRLVAYVVSITQPPTIEDLRLYLNKYLPEYMIPSAWVFIDQVPLTDNNKIDRRALPMPNYKREHRDWLPPRNAIEEVLVLMWQELLKVEKVGVQDNFFHLGGHSLLAGQFHGYIKKVFGIDLALRELFDAVTIEKIALLLIEKETKLGNTEKIAKAFLRIKSMTPEEKANLLQNSKLKKPN, from the coding sequence ATGGCTGGACTCAAAGACAAAATCGAAGATATTTTCCCCCTGACACCATTACAAAAGGGACTTTTATTTCACACCATATATGAACCAGAATCGGGAGTATATTTTGAACAATTACATTGTAGATTAGAAGGGGATGTTTCTACAGTTGCAGTGCGTCAAGCTTGGCAGACTTTGGTAGATCGTCATGCCATTTTACGAACTGCAATCGTTACTAAAGGGCAAAGTGAGCCTGTACAAGTTGTATTTCGTCACCTAAAATTTAATATAGAAGAGGAAGACTGGAGGGGACTAAGCGATGACGTACAAAAACACCGCCTGCAAGATTTTTTAGAAGCAGATAAACGCAAAGGATTTGTTCTGAATCGTCCCCCATTGATGCGAGTTACCTTAATTCGTTTTAGGGAAGATGTATGGTATTTGGTATGGAGTCATCACCATATAATTTTAGATGGGTGGTCTTGGCCCATCTTGCTTAAGGAATTCCTCACCTTACACAAAGCAGCTAAAGAAAATATAGAAGTCGCCCTACCAAATAGACGTCCATACGGAGACTTTATAGCTTGGTTAAAACGGAAAGATTTGCAAGAGAGCAAAATTTTTTGGCAGCAATACATCTCAGGGTTTGAAAGTGCTACACCCTTACTAATGACCTCAAAAAGCAGAGTAAATCCTAAATTCAAAGGTGGTGAAATCACCAAACAATTATCACCAGAAATAACAGATTTATTAGGGAGATTAGCACGAAATTGTAGCGTTACCCTAAATACCGTAATTCAGGGAGCTTGGGCAATATTGCTCAACCGTTACAGTCGCAGTAATGATGTTGTGTATGGGATTACAGTTGCTGGTAGACCTCCGGAAATTCCCGGGGTAGAACAAATGATTGGGCCATTCATCAATACTTTACCATTCCGGGTTGCCATATCAGGAGATCAAACTCTGAATACTTGGTTACAAAATTTACAATTCCAGGCAGCTTCAATGCGTCAATTTGAACACACAAGTTTATCAGATATTCGCGCATGGAGTGATATTCCCGCAGGAAGTGAGATGTTTGAAACCCTGCTAGCTTTTGAGAATTTCCCCGTTGATAAGTTATTAAAAATTAGTGATTTTGGTTTAAATGTAGCAGAGTCCCATTTCTTAGAGACCACTCATTATCCTATTACCTTAGTTGTCATTCCCAGTGATACAATTGCTATTAAACTAAGTTATAATACGAATCGTTTTAGTGACACAACCATGAAATTATTGCTAGACCAGTTTAGCAATTTATTATTAAACATGGCGAATCATCCTCAATCGTTATTGCAAGACATATCCTTGTTGAGTCACCAAGAAAAGCAACAGATAAAAAACAAAAGAGAACAAACTAATTCTTCATATACTACTATTAATGAGATGTTTGCTGAGACTGCCAGTAAATATCCAGAACGTATAGCTTTAACCTATGAAAATCAAACACTGACATACCGAGAATTAGAAGAACGATCTAATGCCATAGCTCGCCATTTAAAATCTCTGGGAATCGGTAGTGAGAAACGAGTGGTAATTTGTTTAGACCGGACTCCCGAATTAATCATTTCCATGTTAGGTGTGGTGAAAGCAGGGGGTATATATGTTCCAGTAGATCCGAGTTACCCCCGTGACAGGATTGAATTTACCATTACAGACTGTGGTGCAGAAGTAATTATCACCACAACTAACACCAGCCAAGAATTGCCAAATGGTATTACCCGAGTTTGTTTAGATGTTGAAGATGCAGCTTATTTAAAAACAAGTGCTGAACCTATAGACACAGACAATGTAACCCCGAATTCAGGGGCTTATATTATTTATACATCTGGCTCAACAGGTAAGCCAAAAGGGGTATTGGTCACTCACAAGAATCTGACCCGGCTATTTAAAAGTACAGAGCATTGGTTTAAATTTAATCAACAAGATGTTTGGACTTTCTTCCATTCTTTTGCCTTTGACTTTTCTGTATGGGAAATATGGGGAGCTTTGCTATATGGTGGTAGATTGGTAATTGTTCCCTATTGCGTAAGTCGGGATCCCCAAACTTTTCTGAGATTATTAGAGGAGCAGAAAGTTACAGTTCTCAATCAAACTCCCTCAGCTTTTGCCCAGTTGTTAGCAGTTGCAGACTCAAATTGTAATCTTGACAATTTACGTTATGTAATTTTCGGTGGTGAGGCCCTAAATTTGGGGAGTTTATCTCCTTGGTTTGAAAAATATGGAGACAATCAAACGCGGTTGGTTAACATGTATGGGATTACAGAAACAACAGTTCATGTAACCTATAGACCAATTAGCAAACAAGATATAGACAACTTATCTGGTAGTTTAATTGGTGAACCAATTCCGGATTTAGATATTTACATTCTGGATGCTGATGGCAACCTGCTACCAACAGGGGTAATTGGGGAAATGTATATTGGTGGAGCGGGAGTTGCCCATAGTTACTTGAACCGTCCAGAATTAACAGCAGAAAGATTTATAGAGGCCAGATTTAGACCGAATTGCCGTCTCTATCGCACAGGGGATCTGGGTCGATTCCTTCCTAATGGGGATTTAGAATATTTAGGACGCATAGATTACCAAGTGAAAATCCGGGGTTTCCGGATTGAAATTGGGGAGATTGAAAATGTCCTGGCTGAGATTTCTGATGTTCATGAAAATATTGTCCTGGTTACAACTGACATAGAAACAGGTGAGAATCGGTTAATTGCCTATTTAGTTTGCTCTCCTGAAAAACAACCGACTATCAAAGATATCCGCGATCATCTACAACGGTCTTTACCTGACTACATGATCCCTTCCCAGGTTGTTTATCTGGATAAGTTTCCCCTAACTGCTAACGGTAAGATAGATAGAAAATCTTTACCTATTCCCGAGATGAAAAGGGAAAATATAGGGATTGAATTTGCTGCACCAGAGACAGAAATTGAGCGGAAGTTGGCATCCATTTGGCAGCAAGTTTTAGGAGTTGAGAGAGTTGGTAGATTTGATAATTATTTTGTTTTAGGTGGGGATTCAATCCGTAGTATTCGAGTTTGTTCTCTAGCCCAAGCAGCAGGTTTCAACCTGAAGATTGAGCATATATTTACCCATCCCATTCTAGCAGATCTAGCAACGGATTTGGAAACAACCTTACAACCACTATCTGGTGGAAAAAAACAGGATTATTATCAGGAACCATTTGGTTTAATTGCTACTGAAGATAGAGAGAAACTCACCAATATAGCCGATGATGCTTATCCGTTGGCACAATTACAAGCAGGAATGTGGTTTCACACTGAATATTCCCAAACTTCTACAACTTATCAAGATCTTTTTAGCTTCCGCATTCGCATACCTTTTAATCTACAAGTTTGGGAACAGGCTTATAGTCAGATGTTTACCAGACATCCAGTGCTGAGGACGGCATTTTTTCTGGGAGAATTTAGTCAACCTTTACAAGCAATTATTAAAGATGTATCGGGAAGGGTTATTTTTAAAAACCTCACTAATTTATCCCCATCTGCACAAGATGATTATCTTAGAGTCTTTATTGAGGGAGAACAACAAAGTCGTTTTAATTACAAAAATCCACCATTAATTCGGTTTTTTATTCATCAGTTAAGTGAGGATGTAGTTGAGGCTACCTTAGTGTTCCATCATGCCATTATGGACGGTTGGAGTTTGGCGCAATTTTTAACTGACTTAACAGGTTTATACTTACACTTAATGGGTAGAGGTGTCCCCAGTTTATCACCTCAAACCGGTTTGGAATATTCCCAGTTTATTGCCTTGGAACAAGAAGCTTTACAAGATAAAAAACAAAGGGAATTTTGGCAACAACAGCTAGAAGATATTCCCTTGACTAAATTGCCTCGCTTACCAAGAAAAAACCTTCCCAAAATGCACCCCACCATTGGAAAAGTTGATATCACCTTATCACAGACAACTTCCCAAGGTTTAAAAGATGTGGCTCACCAATTAGGCGTACCGTTGAGAACTGTATTGTTGGCAATACATTTACACATTCTGTCTGTGTTTTCAGGAGATGAAGAAATAGTGACAGGATTAGTTAGTAATGGTAGACCTGACACAACAGATGGCGACCAAGTTTTGGGTCTATTCTTAAATACCTTACCATTACGGTTACGACTACCTCATGGTTCTTGGGTAGATTTGATTAAGGCAACATGGTTAGCTGAACAAGCATTAGTAGCAAATCGTCGATTTCCTCTACCAGAAGTGCAAAGACTAAATGGTGGTCTTCCCCTATATGAAACATCCTTGAATTTCATTCATTTTCATGTTTACCAAGGATTATTAAATTGGCGTGAGGTAGAGTTATTAAAATCAACATCTTTTGAAGAAACCAATATCCCCTTTGCGGTTACTTGGAACCAGGAAGTTGCATCGGCTAATATAAGCCTGAATATTGCCTATAGCCATGCTGAATTTACTCAAGACCAAGTTGATAATATTGCTAATTACTATCAGCTTTGCTCAGAACTGGTGAGTGAAAACTGTGTGGAAAATAGGGAATTTTCATTAGCGCCACAGGAATTTATTTATGAGAAACAACTATCAACTTCTAGTTCAACAATTACACCAGTTCATCAAATTGTTGCTCAACAAGCAGCAGTCAGTCCCAAAGAGATAGCAGTTATTTATGAGGGGGAAAGTTGGACATACGAGCAGTTAAATCAAAAAGCTAATCAGCTGGCACATTTCTTGCAGTCCCAAGGTATAACCCAAGAAAAACCTGTAGGTATTTGTTTGGAACGTTCTCTAGATATGGTTTGTGCCATGTTGGGGGTAATGAAAGCAGGTGGTTGTTATGTTCCCATAGATCCCCATTACCCAAGCGCCCGAGTCCAATCTATGTTAGAAGGTGCGAACCTTGATTTGCTCCTGACTCGTTCAGATTTAAAAGTCAATTACCATCAAAATTCCCACAAAACCGTTTTTGTTGACACTCAACACCGAGAAATTGAGGAGCATTCTCAGGAAAATTTAAATGTTCCCGTTTTTCCTGATAATATTGCCTACATTATTTTTACTTCCGGATCTACTGGTAAAGCCAAGGGAGTAGCCATTTCCCACGGAGCTTTAGTATCCCATCAAACCTGGTTTTTAGACAAGTTCAGTGTAACTAATACTGATATAGTCCTACAAAAAACCCCCTTCAGTTTTGACGCTTCCGTTTGGGAATTTTGGACACCATTGATGGTAGGTGGAAAACTGGTGATGGCTAAACCAGGAGGACACCAAGATCCAGCATACTTGGTCAGAACTATACAACAAGAAAAAGTCACCTTGTTCCAATTAGTACCCAGTTTGCTGGAAGTAGTTTTGGGTGATCCCGAACTAGAGCATTGTAGCAGTTTGAGGTTGGTATTTAGTGGTGGTGAGGTTCTCAAAAACAGAGTTTGGCAGAAGTTTCAGGAAAAATTACCTATTCCTCTAATTAATCTTTACGGGCCCACGGAAACCACAATTGACATTACCTTCCACAACTGTCAAGAAAATGACAATATTGCCAATCTTGACCAGATTCCCTTGGGTCAACCAGTTACCAATGTGAAATTATATATTCTCAACTCCTTACTCCAACCTGTACCCATAGGAACACCAGGGAATATCTTCGTGTCAGGATCCCAAGTGGCGCGTGGTTATTGGCACGCACCAGGAATGACTGCGGAAAGATTTTTACCCGATCCTTTTGTCCCAGGACAGAGAATGTATGATACAGGAGATCGTGCTCGTTATTTACCGGGTGGTAATATAGAGTTTCTCGGACGTATAGATCAACAAATAAAAGTACGCGGGTTCCGCATTGAAACTAGTGAAATTGTTGCCGCATTAGAGGCACAATCTTGGGTGAATCGTGCATTAGTTAAAGTAATTTCTGATTCCCAAATTTCCAGGTCCGACAGATCAAATTATCTGGTAGCTTATGTACAACCTCGGTTAAATACACCGAACAATTGGCAAAAAATTCTGCGCCTGGAATTGGGACAGATTTTACCGGAATATATGATTCCTAACTTATTTATTAGTATTGATAGTTGGCCATTGTTACCCAATGGAAAAATTGATATTAATTCTTTACCTGATCCACAAGTTGTAGAAACAACAGTATCTCAAGAATATGTTCCCCCCGAAAGCGAAACTGAAAAAATATTAACTAAACTCTGGCAACAGGTGTTAAGATTACCTCGCTTGGGTACTCGTGAAAGCTTCTTTGAGTTGGGTGGTGATTCAATTATCGGGCTACAAATTATTGCCAAAGCCAGAGACTTGGGTATTTATTTCACGGCCCAAGATCTGTTCAAATACCCTACGGTAGCCGATTTAGCAAATCATGTAAGGAAAGAAGATAACTTTTCTCAACTGCCAACTGTTGAAACAGGAGAAATTCCGTTAACCCCTATTCAAGAATGGTTTTTTAAGCAATCCCTACCACATCCCCATTATTGGAATCAAGCAGTTTTGTTGGATGTAAAAGCACAGATTACTACTGGAGATTTACAAAAAGCTGTTAATCAAATAATGGGCAAACATCCCGCTTTCAAATTAAAATTCCGTCAAACAGAAAAGGGATGGATACAAGAATTGGATAATGATAGTCAGCATTTAAATGTGGACGTTGTTGATCTAACGGATATTCCAGAAATTGAATTATCTACCCACCTCCAAACCCTAGCTACACAGTTTCAGGGACAATTGAACCTGGAAACTGGGAAGTTATTCCGTGTAGTTTATTTTCAAACAGCAGCAACTACACCTGATAAAATACTATTAATTATTCATCACCTCATCGTTGATGGTGTGTCTTGGCGTGTAATTTTACAGGATCTGGTTGGGAGTATGAGAAATGTTACTCAAAATCAATCCCTATCTTCCTTAGCTTCTTTTCAATCGAAGCCAAGTGTGAGTTTTCCCCAGTGGAGTAGTTATCTACACAACATGAGCCATATTGTCTGGGAAGTAGATCTGGAATTTTGGCAGAAACAAGCAGTCCGTGACTTTACTCTACCCCTAGATTTTCCTGAAAAAATAGCAGATAACAAAGAAAATTCAGCTGCTCAAGTTGAGTTTGCTCTCACAGAAACAGAAACTAATAAAATGTTGTTGGAAATTTCCCGTACCCGTAAAGTGGGCATTCAAGAAATTTTACTTACAGCACTCGCAACAACACTAGGAGAATGGACTGGGAGATCGGAAATAGTTATTGCTTTAGAAACTCATGGTCGAGGAAGTAGTTTAGACCTGGATATATCTGACTCTGTCGGGTGGTTTACTTCCCTTTTCCCCTTTAGAATAACAACTGTAAATTCCAATGTCTTAGATAACTTGTCTGGTATTAAGGAACAGCTAAATGGAATACCTAACAATGGGTTATCCTACGGTATTCTCAGTCAAAAACCGGAACATGGGGAAATTTTGCCTCCCATCCCCCAAGGAATTATCTTTAACTATTTGGGACAGTTTGATGAGCAAATTCCAGCTGATGCACCCTTCACACCAGCAGCACAAGATTCGGGGATTTCTCGACATCCTGAAAATCAACGTACCTTCCAATTGGAAATAACTGGTCTCATTGTGAATAGGAAACTGGAAATACGTTTTGGTTTTAGCACCAACTTACACCGGGAACAAACTATTCGTAATTTGCTGCATACCTATCAACAATGTTTACGTAACTTGTTAATGGGTAGCGAACAAAAACTTGTCCGTTGGAATCCCGAAGATTTTCCCTTGGCTAATTTAAATCAGGAACAATTAAATATTGCTGTTAGTGGAATAAGTGATTTGCAAGACATCTATCCTCTTGCACCAGTTCAAGAGGGTATTATTTTTCATACTAACTATGAAATTGAAAAAGACATTTATCTACAACAAGTAACAGGCAAAATCACGGGAGACTTAAATGTGGAAATATTTAAGTCAGCTTGGGAAAACTGCATTAATCATCATTCTATCCTGCGCACATCCTACATTTGGCAGTCCCTTCCCCGTCCTTTAGCTAGAGTACATAGCAGCGTGAATTTGCCTTTTGTTTATCAAGATTGGTGCGGTACTGATGACTGGGAGCAAAAATGGTCAGATTTATTAATGGAAGATCGTCAACAGGGTTTGTCAACTGAAAGGGCACCCTTGATGAGGTTAATTTTGGTAAAAACTGACAAGGCAAAATGGCGATTTTGTTGGACACACCATCACGTATTAATAGATGGGTGGTCCTTGCCATTAGTTTTTCAACATGTTATTTCCTTTTACCAAGCAGAGCAAAAGCATCAATTTTTGAAGTGGCCACCAGTCCCTAATTATCGGGATTTTATTGTCTGGTTAAATCAAAAGCCAATTGAGCAAGCAGAGGTTTTTTGGCGCGATCAATTAGCGGGTTTAGACTCTGTAACTAAAATAGGATTAACCAGCAATCCATTAGATAATGGAGAAGATTATCAGGTTGTACAAACTACTCTACAACCGGAAGTTTATGCCCAGCTCAAAAACTATGCAAATAAACACCTGGTTACTGTCAGTACCTTAATAAATGCAGCCTGGGCAATTTTAATCAGCAAATATAGCGGTAGTAATGAAGTTATATTTGGTGTGACAGTTTCCGGAAGACCTACGGAATTATCTGGTTTTGAACAGATGGTGGGTTTATTTATTAATACTCTACCCTTACATCTCAAATGTGAGCCAGACAAACTAGTAGGAACATGGTTAAAAGAATTAAGCGATCGCATTTTATCTATTAGTGAACACTCCTATAGTTCTTTGGTGGATATACAAGGTTGGAGTAACATAAATAGAGGTGAATCACTATTTGAGTCCATCGTGGTGTATGAAAACTACCCTGTAGGTGAAAAAATACGCAACCATAATGATGATTTAATAATTAGCGATGTAGAATCACTAGAAAAAAATCATTACCCCATAAGTCTTTACGCGTTACCAGGAAAAGATTTAACCTTAAAAATTGCCTTCCAAAAAATAGGAACCACCAAGGAGCGGCAACAATTATTACAACATGTTACAGATATATTAAACACCTTGGCGACCAAATCACCGAGATTTCTTGGCGAGATATGTTTACCCACCTTCCCACTCATACCTATTAAGCATCAACCACCAGTTGCGACTCTAGCGGATCTGTTTAACCAACAGGTGTCAGAGAATGCTAAGTCCCCTGCAATTCTTGAAGGTGAAAAATGGTTAACTTATGGCGAATTGAATGATCAAGCCAATAAAATTGCCCAAGCACTAGTAGAGTTAGGGGTCACGCAAGAAACATTAGTGGGGGTGTGCGTGGATCGCCATGCAGGTTTAGTAACCGCACTGTTAGGAATTATAAAAGCTGGAGCTGCATACTTACCAATAGATCCAGCTTTCCCAATAAATCGCCTGGAATGGATAATTAATGATAGCCAAGCAACAATAATACTAACTGAATCTTCTATTGTTTCTCGATTGCCTAAATCTTCTGCTAGGGTATTGCTATTAGAACCAATACTACAAGAAGAAATAGCTGTTTCCTTTCAACCGAGACCATTAGATTTAGCCAGTATAGCCTACATCATTTATACATCTGGGTCTACGGGTAAACCGAAGGGAGTACAAATTAATCATCAATCCCTAGTGAATTGCCTACTTAGTTTTAGGAATCAGCTACAACCAGGTAGTACAGATACATTAGTGGCGGTGACAACCATATCCTTTGACATTGCAGGATTAGAACTATTTTTGCCCTTAATTAGTGGAGCAAAATTAGTTATTGCCAACCAAGAAACAGCCCAGGATGGATTTAAACTGGCTGATTTGTTAGAGCGAAGCCAAGCTACAATTATGCAGGCAACTCCCACCACTTGGAAACTGCTATTAACAGCGGGTTGGCAACCCAAGAATCAGTTTTGTGCCCTGTGTGGGGGAGAAGCTATACCACGCGAATTGGCAACTGTGCTTTTGCAATTGAATATAAACCTCTGGAATGTTTATGGTCCCACAGAAACCACAATTTGGTCAAGCGTTAAACAACTGGAAAGGTCCAAAGATGTAATTTCTATTGGTCGAGAAATTGCCAACACATCTTTATACATTCTAGACAATGGTTTGAACCTACTACCGGAAGGAATTGTGGGAGAATTGTATATTGGTGGTCTAGGACTAGCGAGAGGTTATAGAAACAACCCCACACTCACATCAACAAAATTTATTCCCGATCCCTTTGCCCAAGAGCCAGGATCGCGTTTATACCGTACTGGAGACCTAGCTCGACGGTTATCAAATGGGGAAATTGAGTTTTTAGGCAGAATAGACTACCAAGTAAAAATACGTGGTTATCGCATTGAGCTGGGAGAAATTGAGACCATTTTATCCAGCCATCCCGCTATTACTCAGGCTATTGTCCAAGCAATTGGTGACACTCCCGCTGACCAACGATTAGTTGCTTATGTGGTCTCCATAACCCAACCGCCAACAATAGAGGATCTTCGCTTATACCTAAACAAGTATTTGCCTGAATATATGATACCTTCAGCTTGGGTATTTATTGATCAAGTTCCTCTTACTGACAACAATAAGATTGATCGTCGCGCCTTACCTATGCCAAATTACAAAAGGGAACATAGAGATTGGTTACCACCTAGAAACGCTATTGAAGAGGTACTAGTACTTATGTGGCAAGAATTATTGAAGGTAGAGAAAGTGGGTGTGCAAGACAACTTCTTCCATTTAGGGGGACATTCTTTATTAGCAGGGCAATTTCATGGATACATCAAAAAGGTGTTTGGGATTGACTTGGCATTAAGAGAACTCTTTGATGCGGTAACTATTGAGAAAATAGCACTTCTCCTAATTGAGAAAGAAACCAAGTTGGGTAACACTGAAAAAATTGCTAAGGCCTTTTTACGAATTAAATCTATGACACCGGAAGAGAAAGCTAACCTCCTACAAAATTCAAAGTTGAAAAAACCGAACTGA